Proteins co-encoded in one Natronorubrum daqingense genomic window:
- a CDS encoding SDR family NAD(P)-dependent oxidoreductase: MDLGITDRTAVVTGGGGRIGGEDCRKLAEEGVNVVPLDVDEDGAAQVAEEINETAGGGNAMAVACDLTDRADVSESIGEVRDEFGGVDILVNNAAMVDARARIGDFEDDVWDRDVEINLTGTYNISKEVFPKMCERGWGRVINMSSMAGWYGGFGQFSYSATKAAMIGVGKTMALEGAQAGVTSNVIAPNIVVGEWSDMDPDELRENVDPYFARIAEATPMRALGSEADVADMITYLSSEQAGYVTGQVIGVTGGVDLFSF; the protein is encoded by the coding sequence ATGGATTTAGGTATTACCGATAGGACTGCGGTCGTCACCGGCGGTGGCGGTCGAATTGGCGGTGAAGACTGTCGCAAGCTCGCCGAGGAAGGCGTCAACGTCGTCCCATTAGACGTCGACGAAGACGGGGCCGCGCAAGTAGCCGAGGAGATTAACGAAACCGCAGGCGGCGGCAACGCCATGGCAGTCGCGTGTGACCTCACGGATCGAGCCGACGTGAGCGAATCGATCGGCGAGGTTAGAGACGAGTTCGGCGGCGTCGACATCCTCGTGAACAACGCAGCGATGGTCGACGCGAGAGCACGTATCGGTGACTTCGAGGACGATGTCTGGGACCGCGACGTCGAGATCAACCTCACCGGAACCTACAATATCAGCAAGGAAGTCTTCCCCAAGATGTGCGAGCGCGGGTGGGGTCGCGTCATCAATATGTCGTCGATGGCCGGCTGGTACGGCGGGTTCGGTCAGTTCTCCTACTCGGCAACGAAAGCAGCGATGATCGGTGTCGGAAAGACGATGGCCCTCGAGGGCGCACAGGCAGGCGTCACCTCGAACGTCATCGCACCGAACATCGTCGTCGGCGAGTGGTCTGATATGGATCCTGACGAACTACGGGAGAACGTCGACCCCTACTTCGCGCGAATCGCCGAGGCGACACCGATGCGCGCACTGGGGAGTGAAGCCGACGTTGCCGACATGATCACCTACCTCAGTTCGGAACAGGCCGGTTACGTCACAGGCCAAGTTATCGGCGTGACCGGCGGCGTCGACCTCTTTTCCTTCTGA
- a CDS encoding ABC transporter substrate-binding protein yields the protein MGKHTIPDITRRRVLQTGAVATGIGISGCLGGGGDTLQYMGRGGATQDAFRDILTEWEDENDVDVQHMEVADDTEMLSVLEGNPGDIDFCNPSPNGFAQFREADVLADLDYGEIPNYDNIDESWHDAPFLEDHEDGVYRYISTQGLAYNTEEVDEFDSWDEIEQEEYEGQISLFAGPDARFANAAAAAGEDINEIEDDDVFDAIIEKVEDQHENVFQYWESGDQHMQFLREEQAVISSAWGGRVLSLQADDYPIEYFIPEEGAVTHSEGYAIPEDSENEERVHELLNWLYERDNLVELSTNIDYPIPIEDPPEEITALPDYTEHPDDLTWIDWDVVLPMQEEMAQAFDEIRGG from the coding sequence ATGGGCAAACACACCATTCCAGACATCACGCGTCGGCGGGTATTACAGACCGGGGCCGTCGCAACCGGCATTGGGATTTCCGGTTGTCTCGGCGGAGGCGGTGATACGCTACAGTACATGGGACGTGGCGGTGCAACCCAGGATGCATTCAGAGACATCTTGACCGAGTGGGAGGACGAAAACGACGTCGACGTCCAACACATGGAGGTCGCAGACGACACGGAAATGCTCAGCGTCCTCGAAGGAAATCCCGGCGATATCGACTTCTGCAATCCGTCGCCAAACGGGTTCGCTCAATTTCGCGAGGCGGACGTCCTCGCGGACCTCGATTACGGAGAGATACCGAACTACGACAACATCGACGAATCGTGGCACGACGCCCCGTTCCTCGAGGACCACGAGGACGGCGTCTACCGGTACATCTCGACGCAGGGTCTCGCGTACAACACGGAGGAGGTCGACGAGTTCGACTCTTGGGACGAGATCGAACAGGAAGAGTACGAGGGGCAGATCTCGCTCTTCGCCGGACCGGATGCGCGCTTCGCCAACGCCGCGGCCGCCGCGGGCGAAGACATCAACGAAATCGAGGACGACGACGTCTTCGATGCAATTATCGAGAAGGTCGAGGACCAACACGAGAACGTCTTCCAGTACTGGGAGTCGGGCGACCAACACATGCAATTTCTTCGTGAAGAACAAGCGGTAATCTCCTCGGCCTGGGGCGGCCGGGTCCTCTCGTTACAGGCTGACGACTATCCGATCGAGTACTTCATCCCAGAGGAAGGAGCCGTCACGCACAGCGAAGGATACGCGATCCCCGAAGATAGCGAGAACGAGGAAAGGGTACACGAACTCCTCAACTGGCTCTACGAGCGGGACAACCTCGTCGAGCTATCGACGAACATCGACTACCCGATTCCGATCGAAGATCCGCCGGAGGAGATCACCGCATTGCCGGACTACACGGAACACCCGGACGACCTCACGTGGATCGACTGGGATGTCGTGTTACCAATGCAAGAAGAAATGGCACAGGCTTTCGACGAAATCCGTGGCGGCTAG
- a CDS encoding CaiB/BaiF CoA transferase family protein, translating to MQLDGVRILDLTRLLPGPYATQLLADSGAEVLKVEDTGAGDYARHGQPRSERDVGAIFEMVNRGKKSVSIDLKSDDGTEAFYRLVESADVVFEQFRPGVVDRLGIDYETLCSYNEDLIYCSLTGYGQEGPWSDRAGHDLNYVGLAGLLDMTRESPSDKPQMPGYPIGDMSGGLFSAFAITEALLSRELGNTNGEYIDVAMSDVVASFSQSVAYQALSGDSAEPRPGETALSGKFPWYDSYATADGKWVTLAALEPKFWRAFCEAVDEEHLIDAHDDHDPETFATVRQELEDLFAERTREEWEDALGDVDAAFGGIYTPAEMVEHPQLEARGMIERPENAPSRIGFPARSSEAPAGAGETLPAQGEHTDSVLSAVGYSDAELEELRDADAIR from the coding sequence ATGCAACTCGACGGAGTACGTATACTCGACCTCACACGCTTGCTTCCGGGCCCGTACGCGACCCAACTGCTCGCCGATTCCGGCGCTGAAGTACTCAAAGTCGAAGACACTGGTGCCGGTGACTACGCTCGACACGGCCAGCCTCGCTCCGAGCGGGATGTCGGCGCCATCTTCGAGATGGTCAATCGAGGGAAGAAGAGCGTCTCGATCGATCTCAAGTCCGACGATGGAACGGAGGCCTTCTACCGGCTCGTGGAATCGGCCGACGTCGTCTTCGAGCAGTTTCGTCCCGGCGTCGTCGACCGGCTCGGCATCGATTACGAGACGCTGTGTTCGTACAACGAGGACCTGATCTACTGTTCGCTGACCGGGTACGGACAGGAGGGGCCGTGGTCGGACCGAGCGGGCCACGATCTGAACTACGTCGGGTTGGCCGGATTGCTCGATATGACCCGAGAATCGCCCTCGGATAAACCCCAGATGCCTGGGTACCCGATCGGAGATATGAGCGGCGGACTGTTCTCCGCGTTCGCGATCACCGAAGCGTTGCTATCGCGCGAACTCGGTAACACCAACGGTGAGTACATCGATGTCGCGATGAGCGACGTCGTCGCCTCGTTTTCGCAGTCGGTCGCGTATCAGGCGCTGAGTGGTGATTCGGCCGAACCGCGTCCCGGTGAGACCGCGCTCTCGGGGAAGTTCCCGTGGTACGACAGCTACGCGACGGCAGACGGCAAATGGGTCACGCTCGCCGCGCTCGAGCCGAAGTTCTGGCGGGCCTTCTGCGAAGCGGTCGACGAAGAACACCTCATCGACGCTCACGACGACCACGACCCGGAGACGTTCGCGACGGTACGCCAGGAACTAGAGGACCTGTTCGCCGAACGGACTCGCGAGGAGTGGGAGGACGCGCTCGGCGACGTCGACGCGGCCTTTGGCGGGATCTACACGCCCGCGGAGATGGTCGAACACCCACAACTCGAGGCACGAGGGATGATCGAGCGACCCGAGAACGCCCCGTCGCGGATCGGCTTCCCCGCTCGCTCGAGCGAAGCGCCAGCGGGGGCGGGCGAAACCCTCCCGGCGCAGGGCGAACACACTGATTCCGTGCTCTCAGCGGTGGGATACTCGGACGCGGAACTCGAGGAACTTCGGGACGCGGACGCGATACGGTAA
- a CDS encoding enoyl-CoA hydratase/isomerase family protein, whose amino-acid sequence MQESFDTTTVEFDEDTGVGRVTLNRPDALNALSGQLREDIVESLRLLEEQNDDEIALRVVVVSGAAGNFCAGADITEFEDASPGGSPERTHYQFIMDFPVPVIAKIEGYCLGGGLETAMACDFRFADEDARLGLPEVDLGIIPGAGGVQYISELAGPAAAKEIAMTGDHISATRADELGIVNRVPDDLDEATQKFAEKIASKPPLAIQTIKNSARISTQTSLKEGIDYDNKVFEPLLATEDHKEGARAFAEDDYEPEFKGR is encoded by the coding sequence ATGCAGGAATCATTTGACACCACGACAGTGGAATTCGACGAAGACACCGGCGTTGGACGAGTAACGTTGAACCGACCGGACGCGCTCAACGCGCTGAGCGGACAACTCCGCGAGGACATCGTCGAAAGCCTTCGACTGCTAGAAGAGCAAAACGACGACGAAATCGCGCTCCGAGTGGTCGTCGTCAGCGGTGCGGCGGGGAACTTCTGTGCCGGCGCCGACATCACCGAGTTCGAGGATGCCTCTCCCGGTGGCAGCCCCGAACGCACACACTACCAGTTCATTATGGACTTCCCGGTGCCGGTTATCGCGAAGATCGAGGGCTACTGTCTCGGCGGCGGACTCGAGACGGCGATGGCCTGTGACTTCCGGTTCGCGGACGAGGATGCACGCCTCGGGCTTCCAGAAGTCGACCTGGGTATCATCCCCGGAGCCGGTGGCGTCCAGTATATTTCCGAACTGGCCGGTCCCGCCGCGGCCAAAGAGATCGCGATGACCGGAGATCACATCAGTGCGACCCGTGCTGACGAACTCGGCATCGTCAACCGCGTTCCAGACGATCTAGACGAGGCGACACAGAAATTTGCGGAAAAAATCGCCTCGAAACCACCGCTCGCGATCCAGACGATCAAAAACTCTGCCCGCATTTCCACTCAGACGTCGCTCAAGGAGGGGATCGATTACGACAATAAGGTGTTCGAGCCGCTACTGGCAACTGAAGATCACAAAGAAGGCGCTCGAGCGTTCGCCGAAGACGACTACGAGCCGGAGTTCAAGGGCCGCTAA
- a CDS encoding TIGR04024 family LLM class F420-dependent oxidoreductase translates to MTERDVFLPVGAQPTLDALVDQAITAEALGYDRAWFPESWGRDAVTAIATTAERTDEIGLGTSIVNVYSRSPALLGQTAATLQEATDGRFRLGVGPSGPIVIENWHGQEFGNPLRRTRETIDIVKQVLTGEPVQYDGEYFDLNGFRLRCDAPDPAPPIDAAALGPKAVELVGRFADGWHAVNYTRGGVEERLEDLERGAELGDRDPEDIRVTLSVGCCALEDPERANELVSQHIAFYIGGMGTFYRDNLVRQGYEDLAHEIHDAWQEDERDHAVDLVQSELREQMGAAGTPADARDQLERFESIDGVDAVYVSFPRGATTDEIHETMTALAP, encoded by the coding sequence ATGACAGAACGAGACGTCTTTCTGCCAGTCGGCGCACAGCCGACGCTCGATGCGCTCGTCGATCAGGCGATCACCGCGGAAGCGCTTGGATACGACCGAGCGTGGTTTCCGGAATCGTGGGGTCGAGACGCCGTGACGGCGATCGCCACGACCGCAGAACGAACCGACGAGATCGGCCTCGGAACGAGTATCGTCAACGTCTACTCGCGCTCGCCGGCACTGCTGGGCCAGACTGCAGCGACGTTGCAGGAGGCCACTGACGGTCGATTCCGCCTCGGCGTTGGCCCGAGCGGGCCGATCGTCATCGAGAACTGGCATGGACAGGAGTTCGGGAATCCGCTCAGGCGAACACGGGAGACGATCGACATCGTCAAGCAGGTTCTGACCGGCGAACCCGTGCAGTACGACGGCGAGTACTTCGATCTGAACGGGTTCAGACTGCGGTGTGACGCGCCCGACCCGGCCCCGCCGATCGACGCAGCGGCGCTCGGCCCGAAAGCGGTCGAACTGGTCGGACGCTTCGCCGACGGCTGGCACGCGGTCAACTACACCAGAGGCGGTGTCGAAGAGCGACTCGAGGACCTCGAACGCGGTGCCGAACTGGGTGATCGCGATCCGGAGGACATTCGTGTTACGCTGTCGGTCGGGTGCTGTGCACTCGAGGACCCCGAGCGGGCGAACGAACTCGTCTCACAGCATATCGCCTTCTACATCGGCGGCATGGGGACGTTCTACCGGGACAACCTCGTTCGGCAAGGCTACGAGGACCTCGCTCACGAAATCCACGACGCCTGGCAAGAAGACGAACGCGACCACGCGGTCGACCTCGTCCAGTCCGAACTTCGCGAGCAGATGGGGGCTGCCGGCACGCCGGCGGACGCTCGAGACCAACTCGAGAGGTTCGAGTCGATCGACGGCGTCGACGCGGTTTACGTTTCGTTCCCGCGTGGTGCGACGACGGACGAAATTCACGAGACGATGACAGCACTCGCACCGTAG
- a CDS encoding acyl-CoA dehydrogenase family protein produces the protein MAKSVDSNPGVSFGVAQETELILQSIDDFIEQEVQPIADDLGETVTNPRLGHEPNGRLTDEVVEAHQEIRRKSAEAGFYAMNMPTDVGGEDVSAITWYRANKHVAKSDVPLSTNVLAGPEGPKPLLAQAEGEQVEKYLKPAMRGEKSTAFGQTEPGVGSDSPNMETRAEKDGDEWVLNGTKQWITNAPYADFIQVFARTSPQEEAGRHGGITCFIVEPDEYDIGSLNNAVGAEGVQAEVHFDDVRLSEDRVLGNVDSAFYDAMSFLGLGRVEIGATAVGHAEWLLDKATEYANSREAFDENIGKYQAVSHKIARGRANAFAADTVGLKCAWMLDQGEQAISESSILKWFATNTVWDIADDVVQIHGANGLAEENPYMDHLHRARIQRIVEGTDEIQLNTIAKQYGVET, from the coding sequence ATGGCGAAATCAGTAGATAGTAATCCGGGTGTCTCTTTCGGAGTAGCCCAGGAAACGGAACTCATCTTGCAGAGTATCGATGACTTCATCGAACAAGAGGTGCAGCCGATCGCCGACGACTTGGGCGAAACGGTGACCAACCCACGTCTCGGCCACGAACCGAACGGTCGCTTAACTGACGAGGTCGTCGAAGCTCACCAGGAAATACGGCGCAAGAGCGCGGAGGCTGGGTTCTACGCGATGAATATGCCCACGGACGTCGGCGGAGAGGATGTCTCTGCGATTACCTGGTATCGAGCGAACAAACACGTCGCGAAATCCGACGTCCCGCTATCGACGAACGTACTCGCCGGGCCGGAAGGGCCGAAGCCACTGCTGGCTCAGGCCGAGGGCGAACAGGTCGAGAAGTACCTCAAACCGGCAATGCGCGGCGAGAAGTCGACGGCGTTTGGACAGACCGAACCGGGCGTGGGATCTGACTCGCCGAACATGGAAACTCGCGCCGAGAAAGACGGCGACGAGTGGGTACTCAATGGGACGAAACAATGGATCACGAACGCGCCCTACGCCGACTTTATCCAAGTGTTCGCACGGACCTCCCCACAGGAGGAAGCCGGCAGGCACGGAGGCATCACGTGCTTTATCGTCGAACCTGACGAGTACGATATCGGATCGCTAAACAACGCCGTCGGGGCGGAAGGAGTGCAGGCTGAAGTTCACTTCGACGACGTTCGACTCTCCGAAGACCGCGTGCTCGGCAACGTCGATTCTGCCTTCTACGACGCCATGTCGTTTCTGGGCCTCGGTCGGGTGGAGATCGGCGCAACGGCGGTCGGCCACGCCGAGTGGCTGCTCGACAAGGCAACGGAGTACGCCAACAGTCGAGAGGCCTTCGACGAAAACATCGGCAAGTACCAAGCCGTCTCACACAAGATCGCCCGCGGACGAGCAAACGCGTTCGCAGCCGATACTGTCGGCCTCAAGTGCGCGTGGATGCTCGATCAGGGTGAGCAGGCGATTTCCGAGTCGTCGATCCTCAAGTGGTTCGCGACCAATACCGTCTGGGACATCGCCGACGACGTGGTTCAGATTCACGGAGCCAACGGACTGGCCGAGGAGAACCCGTACATGGACCACCTCCATCGTGCTCGCATCCAGCGGATCGTCGAGGGAACCGACGAAATTCAGCTCAACACGATTGCAAAGCAATACGGCGTAGAAACGTAA